A window of Haliscomenobacter hydrossis DSM 1100 contains these coding sequences:
- a CDS encoding amidohydrolase family protein, whose protein sequence is MKKTLLFSALLLLGGSLVFAQQKNVKALVGGTLIDGYGSHPIRNSVIIIEGEKIAKVGQVGQIEIPKDAEIISTEGMSLLPGLWDMHVHLMINGHSDYTHWDKTYPKLFGSVIMPSSAKQLLMAGVTSARDLGAPLEESIAVRDAINKGTLDGPTLYVSGPFIQKKPYPGTEQFRWGVEGAEDARNKVRKLAKAGVDCIKLIDHDQMTMEEVSAVVDEAHKLKLKVVGHAHRPEEIRRGLKLGVDCFEHTGLSSSPDYPNDILNQIKERTAQMNLGPLYWTPTIEGLYNYTYNRDNREKLDDPSWQVGLPDSIIADIRQSIEHPDRLAYFQLTPLRQPTLAKKFQQLKEAGVVLLIGTDSGIPMKFHSQSTWNELDVWVNHLGVDPMYAIRAATYWPALFHGVADQVGTITEGKYADIIAVRGDVLRYISLLQDVDMVIKHGKRYK, encoded by the coding sequence ATGAAAAAAACGCTTCTTTTTTCTGCCCTGCTGCTATTGGGTGGAAGCCTGGTTTTTGCGCAGCAAAAAAATGTAAAAGCCCTGGTGGGCGGAACGCTCATTGACGGCTACGGCAGTCATCCGATTCGCAATAGTGTCATCATCATTGAAGGTGAAAAAATTGCCAAAGTGGGGCAAGTGGGGCAAATTGAGATTCCCAAGGATGCCGAAATTATCTCTACCGAAGGCATGAGCCTTTTGCCCGGTCTTTGGGACATGCACGTTCACCTGATGATCAATGGGCACAGCGATTACACGCACTGGGACAAAACGTATCCCAAGCTGTTTGGCAGTGTCATTATGCCCTCCTCTGCAAAACAGCTTTTGATGGCGGGTGTGACCTCCGCCCGCGACCTCGGGGCGCCGCTGGAAGAATCCATTGCCGTACGCGATGCCATCAACAAGGGCACTTTGGATGGGCCTACCCTATATGTTTCCGGACCTTTTATTCAAAAAAAGCCTTATCCAGGCACCGAACAGTTCCGTTGGGGAGTTGAAGGTGCCGAAGATGCCCGCAATAAGGTGCGCAAACTGGCCAAAGCCGGAGTGGATTGTATCAAACTCATTGATCACGACCAGATGACAATGGAGGAAGTGAGCGCAGTAGTAGATGAAGCACATAAACTGAAATTAAAGGTAGTTGGGCACGCCCACCGTCCCGAAGAAATCCGTAGAGGGCTTAAATTGGGGGTCGATTGCTTTGAACACACCGGGTTGTCCTCTTCACCCGATTACCCCAACGACATCCTCAACCAAATCAAAGAGCGAACAGCGCAAATGAACCTGGGGCCCTTGTACTGGACGCCCACCATTGAAGGTTTGTACAATTACACCTACAACCGCGACAACCGGGAAAAACTGGATGATCCTTCCTGGCAGGTGGGACTTCCTGACTCCATCATTGCCGATATCCGACAGTCGATCGAGCACCCCGATCGTTTGGCTTATTTTCAACTCACGCCGCTGCGTCAGCCTACGCTGGCTAAAAAATTTCAACAACTCAAAGAGGCTGGTGTGGTGCTGCTGATTGGTACCGATAGTGGTATTCCCATGAAATTTCACAGCCAGTCGACCTGGAACGAACTGGATGTATGGGTGAACCACCTGGGCGTAGATCCGATGTACGCGATTCGGGCCGCAACATACTGGCCAGCATTGTTTCACGGCGTAGCGGATCAGGTAGGAACCATTACGGAAGGAAAATACGCAGATATCATCGCGGTGCGCGGAGATGTATTGCGCTACATCAGCCTATTGCAAGATGTGGACATGGTGATCAAACACGGCAAACGGTATAAGTAA
- a CDS encoding sensor histidine kinase, producing MSAAVLGVILVQIDLIRTSMSVNEERFNKNVQEALVKVSDRLEDFEETYFIESVNGFTLAYQEKQIIGSNDQQKNSSKNFKPEDWDRMPNADRQFYVKIMMDNPGVKSFFDQNKSMRSLEERIKVGDLDLLIHQEFEKRGINPKNSKFKFHYGIWSNEKNVMIIEDGHYVYDDFDNKTPVPTYNTSSLYNPDNSVPVFHNAKVPPGELRVYFPNRTNIILSSLWKNATGTALFAAIILSCFAYTLTVIFRQKKLSEMKTDFINNMTHEFKTPIATISLASDSIVSPMILSNPEKVQRFANIIKQENKRMNSQVEKVLQMALLDKRDFSLKLTELNLHEIIQAAVENISLRVEKRDGVVKTLLNASRPSIEGDLTHVANVINNLLDNADKYSPDKPEITVITRNISNGVEVTVQDNGIGISKEARKQIFDKFYRVPTGNLHDVKGFGLGLSYVKAMMTAHKGSVEVKSEPGKGSSFVLTFPFQVEA from the coding sequence ATGAGTGCAGCGGTACTGGGGGTCATTTTGGTTCAGATCGATCTGATCCGTACTTCCATGTCCGTGAATGAGGAACGATTCAATAAAAACGTCCAAGAGGCACTGGTAAAGGTGAGTGATCGCCTGGAGGATTTTGAGGAAACCTATTTTATTGAATCCGTCAATGGATTTACATTGGCCTATCAGGAAAAACAAATTATCGGTTCAAATGACCAACAGAAAAATTCGTCCAAAAATTTCAAACCGGAAGATTGGGATAGAATGCCCAATGCCGATCGGCAATTTTATGTAAAAATAATGATGGATAATCCCGGGGTAAAATCATTTTTTGATCAAAATAAAAGCATGCGCTCCCTGGAAGAACGAATAAAAGTGGGAGATCTTGACCTGCTTATCCATCAAGAATTTGAAAAACGGGGCATTAATCCAAAAAATAGCAAATTCAAATTTCACTATGGCATTTGGTCCAATGAAAAAAACGTCATGATCATTGAAGATGGCCATTATGTGTATGATGATTTTGACAACAAAACCCCCGTTCCAACCTACAACACTTCCAGTTTGTACAACCCCGATAATTCGGTGCCTGTTTTTCACAACGCCAAAGTGCCACCGGGCGAACTTAGGGTTTACTTTCCCAATCGTACCAACATCATCCTGAGCTCCTTGTGGAAAAACGCTACCGGAACCGCTTTATTCGCCGCCATCATTTTATCCTGTTTTGCGTATACCCTTACGGTTATTTTCCGCCAAAAGAAATTGTCGGAAATGAAGACCGATTTTATCAACAACATGACGCACGAGTTCAAGACACCAATTGCAACCATCTCTTTGGCTTCCGATTCGATAGTTTCCCCAATGATCTTGAGCAACCCGGAGAAAGTACAACGCTTTGCCAACATAATAAAACAGGAAAATAAGCGTATGAATAGTCAGGTAGAGAAAGTCTTGCAAATGGCCTTGCTCGACAAGCGAGATTTCTCCCTGAAGCTGACTGAGCTGAACTTGCACGAGATCATTCAAGCGGCGGTTGAAAACATTTCCTTGCGGGTAGAAAAACGGGATGGGGTTGTAAAAACCCTACTCAATGCCAGTAGACCATCCATTGAAGGAGACCTTACCCATGTGGCCAATGTGATCAACAATCTCTTGGACAACGCGGATAAGTACTCGCCTGACAAACCGGAAATCACCGTCATAACCCGCAACATTTCCAATGGGGTAGAGGTTACCGTACAAGACAACGGGATTGGCATCAGTAAAGAGGCGAGAAAACAAATTTTTGATAAATTTTACCGCGTACCTACGGGTAATTTGCACGACGTCAAGGGCTTTGGCCTGGGTCTGAGCTATGTAAAAGCGATGATGACCGCGCACAAAGGTTCGGTAGAAGTAAAAAGTGAACCCGGAAAGGGCAGTAGTTTTGTACTGACTTTTCCATTTCAAGTTGAAGCATGA
- the nusA gene encoding transcription termination factor NusA, with translation MNLVDTFSEFKAGKNIDRPTMARVLEDVFRTLIKKKFGSDDNFNVIVNTQNGDLELWRVREIVPDGEVTDDRAQISISEALAIDEDYEIGEECYERLQLEDFGRRAIMAARQTLISRIMELEKDEVYKSYSERVGEVIVGEIHQILKKEFLVVDDATGNELVLPRTETIKADFFRKGDMVKGIIRRVELRNNTPIVVMSRTDNAFLEKLLEAEVPEIEDGLISIKKIVRLPGERAKVAVESYDDRIDPVGACVGMKGSRIHGIVRELNNENIDIVNYTNNASLYIQRALTPAKVTRIELNTETNHADVYLEPEQVSLAIGKSGTNIKLASQLTGYEIDVYRNNTEEYEIDDVDLDEFGDEIEDWIIDALQAIGCDTARSVLNLSKAELLRRTDLEEETIDDVLRVLSAEFEEGENN, from the coding sequence ATGAATCTGGTGGACACTTTCTCGGAATTCAAAGCTGGGAAAAATATTGACCGCCCTACGATGGCGCGGGTACTGGAAGACGTTTTTCGTACCCTGATCAAAAAGAAATTTGGATCAGACGATAACTTCAACGTAATTGTCAATACACAAAACGGTGACTTGGAACTCTGGCGGGTACGCGAAATTGTACCCGATGGAGAAGTTACCGACGATCGGGCACAAATTTCAATTTCTGAAGCCCTCGCCATTGACGAGGACTACGAAATTGGCGAGGAGTGCTACGAGCGCTTACAGCTGGAGGATTTTGGACGCCGAGCCATTATGGCTGCGCGCCAAACGTTGATCTCCAGAATCATGGAACTGGAGAAAGACGAAGTATACAAGAGTTACTCGGAAAGAGTAGGGGAAGTAATCGTAGGGGAGATTCACCAAATCCTGAAAAAGGAATTTTTGGTGGTCGACGATGCTACGGGCAATGAATTGGTGCTGCCACGCACCGAAACCATCAAAGCCGACTTCTTCCGCAAAGGTGATATGGTCAAAGGCATCATTCGCCGGGTGGAATTGCGCAACAATACCCCGATTGTGGTCATGTCGCGCACCGACAACGCTTTCCTGGAAAAATTACTGGAAGCAGAAGTGCCGGAAATTGAAGATGGGTTGATCAGCATCAAAAAAATCGTACGCCTGCCCGGAGAACGAGCCAAAGTAGCCGTAGAATCTTATGATGACCGCATCGATCCAGTGGGGGCTTGTGTAGGGATGAAAGGCTCACGGATACACGGAATTGTGCGGGAATTGAACAATGAAAACATCGACATTGTCAACTACACCAACAATGCCAGCCTGTACATTCAGCGCGCACTGACTCCAGCAAAAGTGACGCGTATTGAGCTGAATACCGAAACGAACCACGCTGATGTTTACCTCGAACCGGAACAAGTGTCATTGGCGATTGGCAAGAGTGGAACCAATATCAAATTGGCCAGCCAACTTACCGGATACGAAATAGACGTTTACCGCAACAATACCGAAGAATATGAAATTGATGACGTCGATCTCGACGAATTTGGTGATGAAATTGAAGACTGGATCATCGATGCCCTCCAGGCCATTGGTTGCGATACTGCCCGCAGTGTGCTCAATTTGAGCAAAGCGGAATTGTTGCGCCGTACCGACCTCGAGGAAGAAACCATTGATGATGTACTCCGGGTGCTTAGTGCCGAATTTGAAGAAGGTGAAAATAATTGA
- the mqnC gene encoding cyclic dehypoxanthinyl futalosine synthase, which yields MHTEDLLQRALQLEFLSAEEGQFLLEQAPTADLMYVAHQLRRKQVPGNHVTWIIDRNSNTTNVCLANCKFCNFYRRPGHGEAYITSIEEYKQKIEETFAYGGEQLLLQGGHHPDLGLEYYTGLFRELKTLYPHLKLHALGPPEVAHITKLAKSTHYEVLKALKESGLDSLPGAGAEILDDRVRRLISKGKCGAQEWLDIMRAAHQLHLTTSATMMFGHIETNLERMEHLVKIREVQSEKPADAKGFLAFIPWPFQDEDTILKKLKRARNTVTGDEYVRMIALSRIMLPNVINIQASWLTVGKQVAQICLHAGANDFGSIMIEENVVSAAGARFRFTAQGIQDAIREAGFEPKLRNQQYEFRDLPGNIRQQELNRVEMIVD from the coding sequence ATGCATACTGAAGATTTATTGCAAAGAGCACTTCAGCTCGAGTTTTTATCGGCAGAAGAAGGCCAATTCTTATTGGAACAAGCCCCTACTGCTGATTTAATGTACGTTGCCCATCAACTGCGGCGCAAACAAGTACCCGGTAATCACGTAACCTGGATCATCGACCGCAATTCCAATACGACCAATGTGTGCCTGGCCAATTGCAAGTTTTGTAATTTTTACCGCCGTCCAGGGCACGGTGAGGCGTACATTACTTCAATTGAGGAGTACAAGCAAAAAATTGAAGAAACCTTTGCTTATGGCGGTGAACAACTACTGCTGCAAGGGGGGCACCACCCTGATTTAGGGCTGGAATATTATACGGGCTTGTTTCGGGAATTAAAAACCCTGTACCCCCACCTCAAGTTACATGCCTTAGGGCCACCCGAAGTAGCGCACATCACCAAACTGGCCAAATCTACCCATTATGAGGTACTCAAGGCTCTAAAGGAATCCGGACTTGATAGTTTGCCCGGTGCTGGCGCAGAGATTTTGGATGATCGCGTACGTCGCCTCATCTCCAAAGGAAAATGTGGTGCACAAGAATGGCTAGACATCATGCGGGCGGCTCACCAACTGCACTTGACCACTTCAGCCACCATGATGTTTGGCCACATCGAAACCAACCTGGAGCGCATGGAACATTTGGTGAAAATTCGAGAAGTACAATCCGAAAAACCCGCCGATGCCAAGGGCTTCCTGGCCTTTATTCCCTGGCCATTCCAGGATGAAGACACCATTCTCAAAAAACTGAAACGTGCCCGTAACACCGTTACGGGAGACGAATACGTGCGCATGATTGCCTTGAGCAGGATCATGCTGCCCAACGTCATCAACATCCAGGCCTCCTGGCTAACCGTAGGTAAACAGGTGGCACAAATCTGTTTGCACGCGGGTGCCAATGATTTTGGGAGCATCATGATTGAAGAAAACGTGGTGTCCGCCGCTGGGGCACGTTTCCGTTTTACCGCGCAAGGCATTCAGGATGCCATTCGGGAAGCGGGGTTCGAGCCAAAATTGCGCAATCAGCAATACGAATTCCGCGACTTGCCCGGCAACATCCGGCAGCAGGAGTTGAATCGGGTAGAAATGATTGTCGATTAA
- the rimP gene encoding ribosome maturation factor RimP has product MITEKIEALLQEKYQEPEFADCFTIEIKQEGGNRLEVFVDSDSGMQFEKCQRISRFLEAHLDTNGWLGEVYTLEVSSPGIERPLKFARQYLRNIGRTFEVRLSAGETKTGVLKAVNPESIVLEEEIKWKEGKKNMKGTVQTVIPFEHIAKAIVKISFS; this is encoded by the coding sequence ATGATTACGGAGAAAATCGAAGCACTGCTACAGGAAAAATACCAGGAACCTGAATTTGCCGACTGTTTCACGATTGAAATCAAACAGGAGGGTGGCAATCGTTTGGAAGTATTCGTTGACAGTGATTCTGGAATGCAATTTGAAAAATGCCAACGCATCAGCCGTTTTTTGGAGGCGCACCTCGATACCAATGGCTGGTTGGGAGAAGTTTACACCTTGGAGGTTTCTTCACCCGGTATTGAACGACCCTTGAAGTTTGCACGGCAATATCTGCGCAACATCGGTCGTACTTTTGAGGTAAGACTCAGTGCCGGAGAAACCAAAACGGGCGTATTAAAAGCGGTGAATCCCGAATCCATTGTTCTGGAAGAAGAAATCAAATGGAAAGAAGGGAAAAAGAACATGAAAGGAACGGTGCAAACGGTCATTCCTTTCGAGCACATTGCTAAAGCAATTGTAAAGATTAGTTTTTCATAA
- the infB gene encoding translation initiation factor IF-2, which translates to MSRVLVKIARDLNVGTATIVDHLNSKGFDIENKPNAKITDPMYDELLKQFQKSIEIKDAAKNVNIGSVRPKPEVAEVVVPTKEKPTNEEDSVQKNEAESESYRVKLQKPTVLGKIDLSERLKQRIEKTSNESANKRKEETPAPIEEKTASREDVAAPVVEEQRTPEPVKEKPLEPQATVISSTPPSETPVSTTTTGDSNVPQVVEGDQQGPPENNFLRAETPELRGLKILGKIDTDKFERPRKKEKPKEQPRGKAGGQPGQQNRGNAPQQGQGTGQGTGNAGGGNPNREGQNRDNRGDNRNRPNNGQPNPNQPNTGDNRNRPNTGDNRNRPSTGQPNTGDNRNRPATGQPNTGGEGQNRRPQTEGGAPLSGSAAEDAKKKRKRKRKKVSPGQEGQQGQGPGQGQGNNQGGGNNQNQGNNQGSNQGGGGQGGQRPNYQGGGGGYNNNNNSNNQRPRPQSQTQGGGNRPAGGQESTEVSQRQIEEKIKATMARLSGGGKKKRQKLQRDKRDRFRERQEILEQEAEGGKLQVTEFISVSELASVMNVAVTEVITTCLSLGVIVSINQRLDAEIIELVAGEFGHEVEFISVEEQVGEEIEAPDAPENLRDRAPIVTVMGHVDHGKTSLLDYIRKAKVVEGEAGGITQHIGAYEVELEEGRKITFLDTPGHEAFTAMRARGAKVTDIAIIIIAADDSIMPQTREAISHAQAAGVPMVFAINKVDKAGARPEKIKEELAGMNILVEDWGGKFQSQDISAKTGLGIPELMEKILLEAELLELKANPNRKATGTVLEATLDKGRGYVTKMLIQNGSLKVGDTFVAGEFSGKVRAMLNERGKRLTTSGPATPVMVLGLSGAPQAGDLFKVYENDQEARQIATKRSQIAREQANRATKRISLDEIGRRLALGSFKELNLIVKGDVDGSVEALADSLIKLSIESVQVNVIHKAVGQIIESDILLASASDAIIIGFQVRPSSTARKLAEREGVEVKTYSIIYEAIEEVRAAIEGMLEPTKEEKITGLVEIREVYKISKVGTIAGCLVSEGKIARNSHIRVVRDGIVVFPTREGAHGEVASLKRFKEDQREVKAGLECGLSIKNYNDIKENDVIEVYEIIEIKQKLS; encoded by the coding sequence ATGTCAAGAGTTTTAGTCAAGATTGCTAGGGACTTGAATGTCGGTACAGCTACTATTGTGGACCACCTCAATAGTAAGGGCTTTGATATTGAAAATAAGCCCAACGCCAAGATTACCGATCCGATGTATGATGAATTGCTAAAACAGTTCCAAAAGTCAATCGAAATCAAAGACGCCGCTAAAAATGTCAACATTGGTTCTGTCCGGCCCAAGCCGGAAGTAGCGGAGGTAGTAGTACCCACTAAAGAAAAGCCAACCAACGAAGAAGACAGCGTGCAAAAAAATGAAGCGGAAAGTGAAAGCTACCGCGTCAAACTGCAAAAGCCAACCGTGCTAGGCAAAATTGACCTGAGCGAACGCTTGAAGCAGCGCATTGAAAAAACGAGCAATGAATCCGCTAATAAGCGCAAGGAAGAAACCCCTGCGCCAATCGAGGAGAAGACCGCTTCCCGTGAAGATGTTGCTGCTCCAGTAGTTGAAGAACAGCGAACACCAGAGCCAGTCAAAGAAAAACCCCTCGAACCACAAGCGACCGTGATCAGTAGTACTCCTCCTAGCGAAACACCTGTTAGTACAACCACTACCGGAGATTCAAATGTGCCGCAAGTTGTAGAAGGTGACCAACAAGGCCCCCCAGAAAATAACTTTTTGCGTGCAGAAACGCCCGAATTACGTGGTCTCAAAATTTTAGGGAAAATTGATACCGACAAATTTGAGCGCCCTCGTAAAAAAGAAAAACCGAAGGAACAACCTCGGGGCAAAGCAGGAGGCCAACCTGGTCAACAAAATCGCGGCAATGCGCCACAGCAAGGTCAGGGAACTGGTCAAGGAACAGGCAATGCTGGCGGAGGCAACCCCAATAGAGAGGGTCAAAATAGAGACAACCGAGGGGACAACCGGAATAGACCCAATAATGGTCAACCCAACCCCAACCAACCCAATACCGGGGACAACCGCAACCGTCCCAATACCGGGGACAACCGCAATCGACCCAGTACGGGCCAACCCAATACGGGCGACAACCGCAACCGCCCCGCAACTGGCCAACCCAATACCGGTGGTGAAGGACAAAATCGTCGGCCACAAACCGAAGGTGGAGCACCATTAAGTGGTTCTGCTGCCGAGGATGCTAAGAAAAAACGCAAACGCAAACGTAAAAAAGTATCCCCTGGCCAGGAAGGCCAACAAGGTCAAGGCCCAGGCCAAGGTCAGGGCAATAACCAGGGTGGCGGCAACAACCAGAATCAGGGTAATAACCAGGGCAGCAACCAGGGTGGCGGAGGCCAAGGTGGTCAGCGCCCCAACTACCAGGGTGGTGGAGGAGGATACAACAATAACAACAACAGCAACAATCAACGTCCACGGCCTCAAAGCCAAACCCAGGGCGGCGGCAACCGACCAGCTGGAGGACAAGAGAGTACTGAAGTTTCACAACGCCAGATAGAAGAAAAAATCAAAGCAACCATGGCGCGTCTTTCCGGTGGTGGAAAGAAAAAGCGTCAGAAATTGCAACGGGATAAACGCGATCGTTTCCGCGAACGTCAGGAAATTCTCGAACAAGAAGCCGAAGGCGGCAAACTGCAGGTAACCGAGTTCATCTCGGTGTCTGAATTGGCCAGCGTGATGAACGTAGCCGTTACCGAGGTAATCACTACCTGTTTAAGCTTGGGTGTAATCGTATCCATCAACCAACGCCTCGATGCCGAAATCATTGAATTGGTAGCCGGTGAGTTTGGACACGAAGTTGAATTCATCTCGGTAGAAGAGCAAGTTGGTGAAGAAATTGAAGCACCAGATGCGCCAGAGAATCTGCGCGACCGGGCTCCAATTGTAACCGTGATGGGTCACGTAGACCACGGTAAAACTTCGCTGCTCGATTATATTCGTAAAGCTAAAGTAGTAGAAGGTGAAGCTGGTGGGATTACCCAGCACATCGGTGCCTACGAAGTTGAATTAGAAGAGGGTCGCAAAATCACTTTCCTCGATACACCGGGTCACGAAGCCTTTACGGCGATGCGCGCACGGGGTGCCAAGGTAACCGACATCGCGATCATCATCATCGCTGCGGACGATAGCATCATGCCTCAAACCCGGGAAGCCATCAGTCACGCACAAGCGGCTGGGGTTCCGATGGTGTTTGCCATCAACAAGGTGGACAAAGCGGGTGCTCGTCCTGAAAAGATTAAAGAAGAATTGGCGGGGATGAATATATTGGTGGAAGACTGGGGAGGTAAATTCCAATCCCAGGACATTTCAGCCAAAACCGGTTTAGGCATCCCTGAGCTGATGGAAAAAATTCTGCTTGAAGCAGAATTGCTGGAACTTAAAGCCAATCCAAATCGCAAGGCCACGGGCACAGTGCTGGAAGCAACCTTGGACAAAGGCCGTGGCTACGTCACCAAAATGCTGATTCAAAATGGTAGCCTGAAAGTGGGTGACACTTTTGTAGCGGGCGAATTTTCGGGTAAAGTACGAGCCATGCTCAACGAGCGCGGCAAACGTTTGACTACTTCTGGCCCGGCCACTCCGGTCATGGTACTCGGTTTGAGCGGTGCTCCCCAAGCGGGAGACCTGTTTAAGGTATACGAGAATGACCAGGAAGCACGCCAAATTGCAACCAAACGTTCGCAAATTGCCCGTGAGCAAGCCAACAGAGCCACCAAGCGGATTTCGCTCGACGAAATTGGACGCCGTTTGGCCTTGGGCAGCTTCAAGGAATTGAACCTGATTGTGAAAGGGGACGTGGATGGCTCGGTAGAAGCCTTGGCCGACTCCTTAATCAAATTGTCGATCGAATCTGTACAGGTGAACGTGATCCACAAAGCAGTGGGTCAGATCATCGAATCAGATATTCTTTTGGCTTCGGCTTCGGATGCCATCATCATTGGCTTCCAGGTTCGCCCATCCTCTACGGCACGCAAACTTGCCGAGCGTGAAGGAGTAGAAGTAAAAACTTACTCCATTATCTACGAGGCCATCGAAGAGGTCAGAGCCGCCATTGAAGGGATGCTTGAACCGACCAAGGAAGAAAAAATCACTGGTTTGGTGGAAATCCGCGAAGTGTACAAAATCAGCAAAGTGGGCACCATTGCCGGTTGTTTGGTTTCAGAGGGAAAAATCGCCCGGAACAGCCACATCCGTGTGGTTCGCGACGGCATCGTAGTCTTCCCCACACGCGAAGGAGCACACGGGGAAGTAGCTTCACTCAAGCGCTTCAAAGAAGACCAGCGTGAGGTAAAAGCGGGTCTGGAATGCGGTTTGTCGATTAAAAACTACAACGACATCAAAGAAAATGATGTCATCGAAGTATACGAAATTATTGAGATCAAGCAGAAGTTGAGTTAA
- a CDS encoding response regulator transcription factor produces MANNRILLVEDDQNFGDVLRSYLEMHDYDVTLAKDGVEGLESYKKGHYDLCIFDVMMPKKDGFTLAREIREKDREMPIVFLTAKTMKDDVLEGFRIGADDYISKPFNSEELLFRIHAILKRSQTKAELKDEVKEFSIGKYHFNFPLRILTFAESGEEEKHKLSPKEASLLKMFAQNVNDILPRSEALSKIWGEDNYFTARSMDVFVTKLRKYLRRDDNIEIVNIHGNGFQLLVKSDQEA; encoded by the coding sequence ATGGCAAACAATAGAATTTTACTCGTAGAAGATGATCAAAACTTTGGTGACGTATTGCGTTCCTATCTGGAAATGCACGACTATGATGTAACATTGGCCAAAGATGGGGTAGAAGGACTGGAGAGTTACAAAAAAGGGCACTACGACTTGTGCATCTTCGACGTGATGATGCCCAAAAAGGATGGTTTTACCCTGGCTAGAGAAATTCGGGAGAAAGACCGGGAAATGCCGATCGTGTTCCTCACGGCAAAAACGATGAAGGATGATGTATTGGAAGGTTTCCGCATCGGTGCCGATGACTACATCTCCAAACCCTTCAATTCTGAAGAGTTGCTTTTCCGCATTCACGCCATTTTAAAGCGGAGCCAAACCAAGGCAGAACTCAAAGATGAAGTGAAAGAATTTTCTATCGGTAAATATCACTTTAATTTTCCATTAAGAATTCTTACATTTGCAGAAAGTGGTGAGGAAGAGAAACATAAGCTCTCCCCGAAGGAAGCTTCGTTGTTAAAAATGTTTGCTCAAAACGTCAATGACATCCTCCCACGTTCCGAAGCTCTATCCAAAATTTGGGGTGAAGACAATTATTTCACCGCCCGTTCTATGGATGTATTTGTGACCAAGTTGCGCAAATACTTACGTAGAGATGACAATATCGAAATCGTTAACATTCACGGCAATGGGTTTCAATTGCTCGTGAAGTCGGATCAAGAAGCATAA